A region from the Palaemon carinicauda isolate YSFRI2023 chromosome 9, ASM3689809v2, whole genome shotgun sequence genome encodes:
- the LOC137646833 gene encoding nuclear envelope pore membrane protein POM 121-like produces MKLITLCILVATTCGYPQYNHPVPSNPLLSGEAAKSTGNVSPAPPAPSNSYLTPHGGSSSLSTGAVATPTAPVTHPVITLPNVLAQVQKTALEHSAAKSPAVVPAPAPAPAPAPAPAPAPGPAPAFNQVHVPAPAPAPAPAFNQVHVPAPAPDPTFNQVHVPAPAPAPAPAPAPAPAPAPAPTLNQVHVPAPAPSPAPGSAPAVFNAQNAFHVPATNPVLLTGHAPAVTHGHVAAPVLVGAQSPVHSHVGGPALLHVPAPIHTVTPALNTVQAHPTGVAQLHVIPTHSGAQFHTIPTTSGAQFHAIPTHSGAQFHAIPTHSGAQLHTIPTHSGAQLHTIPTHSGAQLHTIPTHSGAQLHTIPTHSGAQFHAIPIHSGAQFHAVPTHSGAQFHAIPHHVASVPTSLQVISPQVNSVQQQHIPVQVSGGISPALLNQGGVHGLNTQAGGSPIIILANNPGTTDLQGGSAALSGGQGSFAENGGSAATSSAGSAAASSAGSAAASSAGSAAASSAGSAAASSAGSAGGNGFQGGFGGFPSGHGSSASTGGAGGVDFSASLGTPSAPSSLYHTPSR; encoded by the exons ATGAAGCTG ATCACGCTGTGCATTTTGGTGGCGACCACGTGCGGCTATCCCCAGTATAACCACCCAGTACCTTCCAACCCTTTGCTCAGCGGAGAAGCTGCAAAATCTACAGGAAATGTCTCCCCAGCACCCCCTGCTCCCAGCAATAGCTACTTGACTCCCCATGGAGGCTCTAGTTCACTATCAACTGGTGCAGTAGCAACTCCTACTGCTCCAGTTACACACCCAGTGATTACATTGCCAAATGTTTTGGCCCAAGTCCAGAAAACGGCCCTGGAACACTCAGCTGCTAAGTCTCCCGCAGTTGTTCCAGCCCCTGCTCCAGCTCCAGCTCCAGCTCCTGCTCCAGCTCCAGCTCCAGGTCCAGCTCCTGCATTCAATCAGGTGCATGTTCCTGCTCCAGCTCCAGCTCCAGCTCCTGCATTCAATCAGGTGCATGTTCCTGCTCCAGCTCCAGACCCTACATTTAATCAGGTGCATGTTCCTGCTCCAGCTCCAGCTCCTGCTCCAGCCCCAGCTCCTGCTCCAGCTCCTGCTCCAGCTCCTACTCTCAATCAGGTGCATGTTCCTGCTCCAGCACCTAGCCCTGCCCCTGGCTCAGCTCCAGCTGTATTCAATGCTCAAAATGCCTTCCATGTTCCCGCTACAAATCCAGTTTTATTAACTGGTCATGCACCTGCAGTAACACATGGTCATGTCGCAGCTCCCGTTCTTGTAGGAGCACAATCCCCTGTCCACAGCCATGTGGGAGGTCCAGCTCTTCTCCATGTACCTGCTCCAATCCACACTGTTACCCCTGCACTGAATACAGTCCAAGCTCATCCCACTGGCGTGGCACAGTTACATGTAATTCCAACTCATTCTGGTGCACAGTTTCATACCATTCCTACTACTTCTGGTGCCCAGTTCCATGCCATTCCCACTCATTCTGGCGCTCAGTTCCATGCCATTCCCACTCATTCTGGCGCTCAGCTCCATACCATTCCCACTCATTCTGGCGCTCAGCTCCATACCATTCCCACTCATTCTGGCGCTCAGCTCCATACCATTCCCACTCATTCTGGCGCTCAGCTCCATACTATTCCCACTCATTCTGGTGCTCAGTTCCATGCTATTCCAATTCATTCTGGTGCCCAGTTCCATGCCGTTCCCACCCATTCTGGTGCTCAGTTCCACGCTATTCCCCATCATGTAGCTAGTGTCCCTACCTCATTGCAAGTGATTTCACCCCAGGTCAACAGTGTACAGCAACAGCACATTCCTGTTCAGGTTTCAGGTGGAATTTCACCTGCTTTGTTGAATCAAGGTGGTGTTCATGGTCTCAATACACAAGCAGGTGGTTCTCCTATTATCATATTAGCTAATAACCCTGGAACCACTGACTTGCAAGGTGGGTCAGCCGCGTTGTCTGGTGGCCAGGGCTCTTTCGCAGAAAATGGTGGATCGGCAGCAACATCGTCAGCTGGGTCAGCAGCAGCATCGTCAGCTGGATCAGCAGCGGCATCGTCAGCTGGATCAGCAGCGGCATCGTCAGCTGGATCAGCAGCGGCATCGTCAGCTGGATCAGCAGGGGGAAATGGCTTTCAGGGTGGTTTTGGAGGATTTCCCAGTGGCCATGGATCCTCTGCTTCTACAGGAGGCGCAGGCGGTGTAGACTTTTCAGCATCACTTGGAACTCCTTCTGCACCTTCATCTCTTTACCATACACCTAGTCGTTAG
- the LOC137646593 gene encoding uncharacterized protein codes for MKLILVSILLGVTYGLPQYTVNVPANPLLSGEAAKSPAAAAPSTTYFTPRASPALASPAPASPALASPAPASPALASPAPASPAPAPVSLPSLQLPNALDQVRRAAQAHSVASPARQTPTPNLARVPAPVPATAPAPAPAPRPSPAPVRPTAPRLSPAPAPAPAPAPSPSPAPSFPSTCSSYCSSSFPSSCSCPTSFPSTCSCTTSCTSTSSPTFLITSNCSRSFYCA; via the exons ATGAAGCTG ATTCTGGTGAGCATCCTTCTTGGGGTTACTTATGGGTTACCCCAGTATACTGTGAATGTACCTGCCAACCCCTTATTGAGTGGAGAAGCAGCAAAATCTCCCGCGGCTGCTGCACCAAGCACCACATACTTCACGCCCCGTGCTAGTCCAGCCCTAGCTAGTCCTGCTCCAGCTAGTCCAGCCCTAGCTAGTCCTGCTCCAGCTAGTCCAGCCCTCGCTAGTCCTGCTCCAGCTAGTCCAGCCCCAGCTCCAGTTTCCCTTCCATCTCTCCAATTACCAAATGCATTAGATCAGGTTAGGAGAGCAGCCCAGGCACACTCAGTCGCCAGCCCTGCACGTCAGACACCTACACCAAATCTAGCGCGAGTTCCTGCTCCTGTTCCTGCtactgctcctgctcctgctcctgctccccGTCCTTCCCCAGCACCTGTTCGTCCTACTGCTCCTCGTCTTTCCCcagctcctgctcctgctcctgctcctgcccCCAGTCCTTCCCCAGCACCT TCTTTCCCCAGCACCTGTTCGTCCTACTGCTCCTCGTCTTTCCCCAGCTCCTGCTCCTGCCCCACGTCCTTCCCCAGCACCTGCTCCTGTACAACCAGTTGCACCAGCACAAGTTCCCCAACATTTCTCATCACCAGCAACTGCTCCAGGTCATTCTATTGTGCTTAA